From the Actinopolymorpha singaporensis genome, the window ACTTCGGCCCAGCCACTGCGCGGAGTTGGAACCGCCGACCGCCACAGTCGTGACCCGGGCGTCGGCACCCGAGGTTCGTAAGCCGTGCTCGACCAACGCGGGGAAGGATGCGCGGTCGGACGTGGCATCGCCGCCCGCGGTCACGCTGTCTCCCCAGCACACGATCCTTACCTCCTCGCCGGCACGCAGCCGGGCGCTCGTGGAGGCAAGCAGGTGTTGCTGAGGCACTGTGACCGTCCGCGGCGCATCGCGTCGCAGGAGCACCTGTGCGTCGCGGCCATCGCCGAAGTACGGGACGAAGACGGTGGCCACAAGCCGTGCGCCGTCGGGATTGGCGGGGCGTCGCGGCGTGGTGAGATGGCTCTGCCCTTCGACGATCGTGAGCCCGCCGGTCGCGGACTCCACGACACTGTCGATGCGCAGAAGGGAATACGCGTAGTCGACCTCGCAGCCACCCGTGGCTGCGTCCAACAGGCCCATCGTCCCCCAGACGTCGTCGACTGCATAGTCGACTCCGGGTCGGAGCGTCCGCCCATCGAGAGAACGCACAATGACGCTGTGCGGGTCGAGCGCTCCGGGCGCAGGGATCGAGGCCTGACCACGGTGGCTGGTCAGCACGCCACGTGGCGCGCGGCCTGAGATCCAACGGTCTGGAACCGTGTGCGGAAGGATCAGTTGCTCGCCACGAACGAGACGCCTTTCCGCGGGTTCGACGCCATGCCTCACCAACTCACGGACGGCTTCGAGCATTGGCTGGTGGACGTCCGGCCCCGCGCCCCCGCCACCGTCCCTTACGGACGACGGTCCGGGCCGCCGCTCTTGAAGTGCCATGCTGTCGTCGACCTCCACCGATTCGAGAAATCCGACCGACCCGGTTGCGCATCGCGGTACGACCAGCCACAGCACACGCGGTCCGGGCCTTGGAGCGCTCCAAGGCCCGGACCTTATGATTTCCTAGGAGGCGGTGTCAACGGTTTGGGCAGATACTCCAGATTGGGGCGCGTGCATGGCAGTGACCATTGAGGACGTCGCACGGCGGGCAGGGGTGTCCCGTGGGACCGTGAGCAACGTTCTCAACCGCCCCGATGTCGTCTCCGAGGCGACCAGGGCCCGTGTGCTGGCGGCGATGAGTGACCTCGACTTCATCCCGAGCCAGCCTGCCCGCATGCTGGGGGGCCTGCGTAACCGCAGTATCGGCCTTGTCATGCACGATGTGGGCCATCCCTTCTTCGCGGAGATTGCGCGCGGCGTCGAAGACGTCACGATCCGCGAGAACTACGTCCTCACCTTGACGAGCACCCGCGATGACGCTGAGCGCGAGCGTTCCTCGCTGCGTCTTCTGATCG encodes:
- a CDS encoding SGNH/GDSL hydrolase family protein, which translates into the protein MEVDDSMALQERRPGPSSVRDGGGGAGPDVHQPMLEAVRELVRHGVEPAERRLVRGEQLILPHTVPDRWISGRAPRGVLTSHRGQASIPAPGALDPHSVIVRSLDGRTLRPGVDYAVDDVWGTMGLLDAATGGCEVDYAYSLLRIDSVVESATGGLTIVEGQSHLTTPRRPANPDGARLVATVFVPYFGDGRDAQVLLRRDAPRTVTVPQQHLLASTSARLRAGEEVRIVCWGDSVTAGGDATSDRASFPALVEHGLRTSGADARVTTVAVGGSNSAQWLGRSEEARCHWSRVAEARPHLVIVEFVNDAELDPKTWPGLYLDLKSRTKAIGAELLITTPHFTMASMMRFGHAVVDTDERPYTRFLRDFCHSEQIALADVSRRYEHLALEAVPYQTLLNNGINHPDDRGHALAAEEILACMGRNTPRPEGDES